One stretch of Daphnia pulicaria isolate SC F1-1A chromosome 8, SC_F0-13Bv2, whole genome shotgun sequence DNA includes these proteins:
- the LOC124312288 gene encoding uncharacterized protein LOC124312288: protein MITAVRCKIHQRNISEHYYPFGNTRIRNVLKDFNCKISGDSTEATKVLFLGCGDLRNAFQATIAKHLQVLDIHVNDVHPAVLARNIIILKIISAPDFNPNDIEDISFLWDVWYNMDWPEVTRKRFLSVIKDLLDNKLPDEVVIPKRTDIEMFMALWETWQSVSSTTVFESEILLKKVQKQRKELLLRPSCNSNPEDLAETKAVALKKLVEGLQVGSVDLENSVWEKIHEEARSCFNKGSCRLQKDVSIVCVNPTLLDSTTLNWGPTLCRSLPFDGYLPLTEEELNTSHENGILLRSCQKILKTLVHSYRSRAGFIKMFFHLGDALEFCYTDTNKFDVIDSTIFVGGTGLGNLIMACSQRMSDKPGSMFLTEIVTDSFECASAVKELIEKSLCAPLSLIPTIYGLRLVNHVELGNASHHLCWQKVAPFQNITMGSSPVIKKCLEKLAEKCYCVSFPYHEDMEEAEGWELLVYTPLTFVYVCSSMFHRLGNGPWLQDVFKLKHSFCFDLTKRTLTDWMQGKKITKYLSRIKLNPLDKTAANTKLTGANMLRLILLPKTFVSEFLNKMKKGWVDVSTPLVHFIDNFQLQVNQTAIGIKEICVSFFLIPNHGLKKTHTAIVVDPQFLKHYFTLGSMESMQEEELNLPYPFEISKAQLPSSNTRMKVLSCIETEDQYTLDIELEDGSDISRLLVDPSENPPCESFHEITLSLINPSRKEPLKLFFPFPVILMEEPHAVVREYRYLDLVLMKAMFEPWPIDFSGRCKMDVRNWKPWVEKSVERSSTALPVKSLKRHLDSQFPSCWCDIHPSLPYDSALSRVRRLIRELYSSPKEFVSVGLNQQWYHLRLHRPIVTSPDGQPILLISAYDDMVVDQAVTSLMIMDPTEAGLGYIAGLVKGSFLRVFPDSYIKHVGKKGFSFSVGSEEFQLFRLLLRLNSNIEPNTWQKNNIPMVPFSPWIITFLSPLYLTDPPLARYFGDHASSCGFPCDEPHADDRKCCAACKKTSENLKVCARCRSASYCNVDCQRADWPKHKAVCKSL from the exons ATGATCACTGCAGTAAGATGTAAGATTCACCAACGTAATATTAGTGAACATTATTATCCCTTTGGTAACACAAGAATTCGAAATGTGTTGAAAGACTTCAACTGTAAAATTAGTGGGGATTCTACTGAAGCAACAAAG GTACTCTTCTTAGGATGTGGTGACCTCAGGAATGCATTCCAAGCAACAATTGCAAAACACCTACAAGTCTTGGACATTCATGTGAATGATGTCCATCCAGCAGTTCTTGCTCGCAATatcatcattttgaaaattatttcagcCCCTGATTTCAATCCGAATGACATTGAAGATATTTCTTTCCTGTGGGATGTCTGGTATAACATGGATTGGCCTGAAGTGACACGAAAGAGGTTTCTTTCAGTCATAAAAGACCTGTTGGATAACAAATTGCCAGATGAGGTTGTTATTCCTAAAAGAACGgacattgaaatgtttatgGCATTGTGGGAGACCTGGCAGTCTGTTTCTTCAACTACAGTTTTTGAATCTGAAATTCTATTAAAGAAAGTCCAGAAACAAAG AAAGGAGCTACTGTTAAGGCCGTCTTGCAACAGTAACCCGGAAGACCTGGCCGAAACGAAAGCTGTTGCGCTTAAGAAATTAGTCGAAGGACTTCAAGTAGGAAGTGTTGACTTAGAAAATTCCGTTTGGGAAAAAATTCACGAAGAAGCTCGAAGTTGTTTCAACAAAGGCAGTTGCCGTCTTCAAAAAGATGTTTCGATTGTTTGCGTCAATCCAACATTGCTAGACTCGACAACCCTCAATTGGGGACCAACATTATGCCGATCGCTTCCTTTTGATGGCTACCTACCGCTAACCGAAGAAGAGCTAAACACGTCACATGAAAACGGAATCCTGCTTCGCTCCTGCCAAAAAATACTCAAGACCCTTGTCCATTCTTACCGAAGTCGTGCCGGAttcattaaaatgttttttcatttggggGATGCTCTGGAATTTTGCTACACTGATACCAACAAGTTTGACGTCATCGACAGCACTATTTTTGTCGGAGGCACCGGATTAGGAAATTTAATCATGGCATGTAGCCAAAGGATGTCGGATAAACCTGGGTCGATGTTTTTAACAGAAATTGTGACAGATAGCTTCGAGTGTGCTTCAGCTGTAAAAGAATTGATCGAAAAATCGCTTTGCGCTCCGTTGAGCCTCATTCCTACCATTTACGGACTGCGACTGGTAAATCACGTCGAACTAGGAAACGCTTCACACCATCTCTGCTGGCAAAAAGTAGCCCCATTCCAGAATATCACCATGGGTTCTTcacctgtaataaagaaatgcttGGAAAAGCTAGCTGAGAAGTGTTATTGTGTCTCGTTTCCTTATCATGAAGACATGGAAGAAGCTGAAGGTTGGGAGCTGTTGGTCTATACGCCGCTAACATTTGTGTATGTCTGCAGTTCAATGTTCCATCGTCTTGGGAATGGACCTTGGTTACAAGATGTTTTCAAACTGAAACATTCTTTCTGTTTTGACCTAACAAAACGAACTCTAACTGATTGGATGCAAGGAAAGAAGATCACCAAGTACCTATCTCGCATCAAGTTGAATCCCTTGGACAAAACTGCAGCCAATACCAAACTGACCGGAGCCAATATGCTTCGATTGATCCTGCTTCCCAAAACTTTCGTTTCGGAGTTTTTgaacaaaatgaagaaaggcTGGGTAGATGTTTCTACACCACTTGTGCATTTCATCGACAACTTTCAGCTTCAAGTAAACCAAACCGCAATTGGAATAAAGGAAATTtgcgtttcatttttcttgatcCCGAATCACGGACTGAAAAAGACTCACACTGCTATCGTCGTGGATCCACAGTTTTTGAAGCATTATTTTACATTAGGATCTATGGAATCTATGCAAGAAGAGGAATTGAATCTACCTTATCCATTCGAAATAAGTAAAGCTCAACTTCCGTCGTCCAACACGCGAATGAAGGTTCTTAGCTGCATTGAGACTGAGGATCAGTACACACTCGATATTGAGCTTGAAGACGGTAGTGATATTTCGA GATTGCTGGTGGATCCTAGTGAAAATCCTCCCTGCGAGTCTTTCCACGAAATCACTCTATCCCTGATAAACCCCTCAAGAAAGGAGCCGTTGAAGCTGTTCTTTCCATTTCCGGTCATTCTTATGGAAGAGCCCCATGCTGTCGTTCGCGAATATCGTTACCTCGATTTGGTGTTGATGAAAGCCATGTTTGAGCCGTGGCCCATCGATTTCTCCGGTCGTTGCAAAATGGATGTTAGAAATTGGAAGCCCTGGGTAGAGAAATCAGTTGAACGCTCCTCAACCGCCCTACCTGTGAAATCTTTAAAGCGCCATCTCGACAGTCAGTTTCCCTCATGTTGGTGCGACattcatccttctctgccATACGATTCCGCTTTGTCACGTGTTCGGCGTCTTATTCGCGAATTGTATTCGAGTCCCAAAGAATTCGTTTCCGTTGGTTTAAATCAACAATGGTACCATCTTCGACTCCACCGACCCATTGTCACCTCCCCGGATGGCCAACCAATTTTGCTTATATCGGCTTATGACGACATGGTCGTTGATCAGGCTGTGACCTCCTTAATGATTATGGATCCGACAGAGGCTGGACTAGGTTATATTGCAGGTCTGGTGAAGGGTTCTTTTCTACGAGTGTTTCCCGATTCGTATATTAAAcatgttggaaaaaaaggattcaGTTTCTCTGTCGGTAGTGAAGAATTCCAGTTATTTCGTTTGCTCCTGCGTCTTAACTCCAATATTGAACCCAACACCTGGCAGAAGAACAATATTCCTATGGTGCCCTTCAGCCCGTGGATTATCACGTTCCTTTCACCACTCTACCTGACTGATCCTCCCTTGGCGAGATATTTTGGCGATCATGCTTCTTCCTGCGGATTCCCTTGTGATGAACCGCATGCGGATGACCGGAAATGCTGTGCCGCCTGCAAGAAAACATCTGAAAACTTGAAGGTTTGCGCTCGCTGCCGTTCTGCTTCTTATTGCAACGTCGACTGTCAACGTGCTGACTGGCCAAAACACAAAGCTGTCTGCAAAAGTTTGTAA